One window of Pandoraea oxalativorans genomic DNA carries:
- a CDS encoding helix-turn-helix domain-containing protein → MTHDRKVICANVGILAPARRLGNVSQAWRVTGCSRHSFYRFKALYETGGEAAPQAISRRRPPPKHRVEPRVGAAVVAPAPALPACGPIRFAHQVLKRHALRVSPQGVRGIRRPHDFTTSRLHDHEPTPDGVGGPIPAARAGARPDSPRLTSHARAKREKTTHGACESACRRDRGARDTFCVGTRQGVGRV, encoded by the coding sequence ATGACTCACGATCGGAAAGTCATTTGTGCCAACGTCGGCATTCTCGCGCCGGCCCGCCGGCTCGGGAATGTCAGTCAAGCCTGGCGCGTGACGGGCTGTTCACGCCACAGTTTTTACCGGTTCAAAGCGCTGTACGAGACGGGCGGCGAAGCCGCCCCGCAGGCAATCTCTCGGCGGCGCCCGCCGCCCAAGCATCGCGTGGAGCCGCGGGTCGGAGCCGCAGTGGTCGCGCCGGCCCCGGCGTTGCCCGCCTGCGGCCCGATTCGCTTCGCCCATCAGGTGCTCAAGCGTCATGCGTTGCGCGTCTCGCCTCAGGGCGTGCGCGGCATCCGGCGACCCCACGACTTCACGACCTCACGACTTCACGACCATGAACCAACGCCTGACGGCGTGGGAGGCCCAATCCCCGCGGCAAGGGCCGGTGCTCGCCCCGACTCGCCTCGCCTCACCTCGCACGCGCGGGCCAAGCGTGAGAAAACAACGCACGGCGCATGCGAGTCAGCGTGTCGCCGCGACCGCGGCGCTCGGGACACCTTCTGCGTCGGCACGCGCCAAGGGGTGGGCCGGGTCTGA
- a CDS encoding class I SAM-dependent methyltransferase codes for MPLNISFSPSSYSQIEAIEQRFVALKPEVSDTLKACAELKLLLPQFIKFLKDGDNARHSEDVAHFLMGKIDARQLPPALRALGKTFNHHEYQPVKTELYELVATHRHDRGIMGYFLGRDEPREKTIAKLEWLNARLNDINESKRIAKARQADNIELLVSKTDVNGKKVLDVGSGLCFNSAAMSNLGGDVYSVDPDNDATTSALALGNTTLEKLRPTLVEDVVEEFRDSVDLATVFYFLIPFDVRDSAFKALCAVMKQDGKVVITTEDDDLKNSIVEHGTNYFSSVAAFPRGSKDPIRLWNDPVFGVFGGLWQITLERPIKPSSI; via the coding sequence ATGCCGTTAAATATCTCCTTTTCTCCTTCTTCTTACAGCCAGATTGAGGCAATCGAGCAGCGCTTCGTTGCTTTGAAGCCCGAGGTCAGCGATACGCTCAAGGCGTGTGCTGAACTGAAACTGCTTTTGCCGCAATTCATTAAATTTTTAAAAGATGGCGACAATGCTCGCCACAGCGAGGATGTTGCCCATTTTTTGATGGGAAAAATAGACGCTCGCCAATTACCACCGGCACTGCGAGCGCTCGGCAAGACGTTCAATCACCATGAGTATCAGCCCGTGAAAACCGAATTGTACGAGTTGGTGGCCACGCATCGACATGATAGGGGCATCATGGGCTATTTTTTGGGACGAGATGAACCCCGCGAAAAAACCATTGCAAAACTCGAATGGTTGAACGCGCGTTTAAACGACATTAATGAAAGTAAGCGTATCGCCAAGGCACGACAAGCAGACAACATTGAACTGCTTGTTAGCAAGACCGATGTCAACGGAAAGAAAGTTTTAGATGTTGGATCAGGCTTGTGTTTTAATAGCGCAGCAATGTCAAACCTTGGCGGCGACGTCTATTCAGTAGACCCTGACAACGACGCGACGACATCGGCACTTGCGCTCGGGAACACGACACTCGAGAAATTGCGTCCCACCCTAGTGGAGGACGTCGTGGAAGAATTTCGCGACAGCGTCGATCTGGCAACCGTCTTTTATTTCTTGATCCCGTTCGATGTCCGCGACTCCGCATTCAAGGCCCTGTGCGCGGTGATGAAACAAGACGGGAAAGTTGTGATCACAACGGAAGACGATGATCTCAAAAACAGTATCGTCGAGCATGGTACAAACTATTTTTCCAGCGTAGCGGCATTTCCACGAGGAAGTAAAGATCCTATCCGATTGTGGAACGATCCCGTCTTCGGGGTTTTTGGCGGCCTTTGGCAAATCACATTGGAGCGACCCATCAAGCCATCCTCCATTTAG
- a CDS encoding recombinase family protein produces the protein MFAEKITGIRRARPQLDRLLDHLRAGDVVVTHLNRLARSIRDPLEIVQRVRDAGAGPAQSCRALARHDHAGRMALTVFGGIAEFERSPIVKRTGSGRGAAKARGTK, from the coding sequence ATGTTCGCCGAGAAGATCACGGGTATTCGGCGCGCACGTCCGCAGCTCGATCGGCTGCTCGACCATTTACGAGCGGGCGACGTCGTCGTCACGCATCTCAATCGTCTCGCGCGCAGCATTCGTGACCCATTGGAGATTGTTCAGCGCGTACGCGATGCCGGGGCGGGGCCTGCGCAGTCTTGCCGAGCCTTGGCTCGACACGACCACGCGGGCCGCATGGCGTTAACGGTGTTCGGCGGCATCGCCGAATTCGAGCGTAGCCCGATCGTTAAGCGTACCGGCAGCGGCCGAGGGGCCGCGAAGGCTCGCGGCACGAAGTGA
- a CDS encoding IS110 family transposase, with the protein MDDRAIEGEVILGVDTHLDTHVGALISETGKLVGTLSVAAETTGYLKLLTWANSLGHVRRAGVEGTGTYGAGLARVLRDHDIDVLEVNRPDRAARRSRGKSDPTDAENAARAVLAGRATAIPKEQSGAAEAMRTVSVARRSAVKAKTQAINQLRALLVSAPQDIRERLLRTKTSECVANCAKLRSLGGAPMLQALATTLRLLAKRYLALAEELSTLDAMLEHLTQRHARRLRERFGVGPQTAAVLVAVAGDNPERLKSDAALAALCGTSPLQASSGKTVRHRLNRGGDRAANNALWTIAMVRMRSDPRTRAYVERRTKEGMSNKEIHRCLKRYIVRELYPLILADLADSASAS; encoded by the coding sequence ATGGACGATCGAGCGATTGAAGGCGAAGTCATTCTGGGCGTCGATACGCATCTCGATACCCATGTCGGTGCATTAATTAGTGAAACAGGGAAACTCGTTGGAACCCTGTCAGTCGCGGCCGAAACTACGGGGTATCTCAAGCTTCTGACTTGGGCGAACTCATTGGGGCATGTTCGGCGCGCCGGAGTTGAAGGGACCGGCACATATGGCGCAGGTCTTGCCCGAGTGTTGCGAGATCATGATATCGATGTACTGGAGGTCAATCGCCCTGATCGTGCAGCGCGTCGATCACGAGGAAAATCTGATCCGACTGATGCGGAAAATGCTGCGAGAGCGGTCCTCGCTGGACGAGCCACTGCGATTCCCAAAGAGCAGTCGGGCGCGGCTGAGGCAATGCGAACTGTATCAGTTGCACGTCGCAGTGCCGTCAAGGCGAAGACACAGGCGATAAACCAATTGCGAGCCTTGCTGGTGAGTGCGCCGCAAGACATCCGCGAACGGCTTCTGAGGACGAAGACTTCGGAATGCGTTGCTAACTGCGCGAAGCTGCGTTCGTTGGGAGGTGCACCAATGTTGCAGGCATTGGCGACTACGTTGCGCCTGCTAGCAAAGCGCTACCTCGCGCTCGCGGAGGAACTCTCAACGCTCGATGCGATGCTCGAACACTTAACACAAAGACATGCCAGAAGGCTTCGAGAGCGATTCGGCGTTGGACCTCAAACGGCAGCAGTGCTTGTCGCCGTTGCTGGCGACAACCCGGAGCGCTTGAAAAGCGATGCGGCGCTCGCTGCACTTTGTGGCACGAGTCCGTTGCAAGCCTCCTCTGGCAAGACAGTCCGACATCGCTTGAACCGTGGGGGTGATCGAGCAGCGAACAATGCCCTGTGGACCATAGCGATGGTGCGCATGCGCAGTGATCCGAGAACTCGAGCATACGTCGAGCGCCGAACCAAAGAAGGTATGTCGAACAAGGAAATTCACCGCTGTCTGAAGCGCTATATCGTCAGAGAATTGTACCCACTCATTCTTGCCGATCTAGCCGATTCAGCGAGTGCTTCTTGA
- a CDS encoding ISL3 family transposase encodes MLDRKLLESLGGWQGYAVERVEWPEGTGRTLSIYLKPTAKVMLCEQCGARCRQVHETTVRRVRDLPLFEYRVVLHVPRRRLLCEQCGGPRLERLTWLGRYQRVTDRLAAACSQLLQSSNVQAVARFFELGWHTVKTLDKARLRASVREPDWSRIEYLAMDEFALHKGHRYATVVVDPISRQVLWIGPGRSRETARAFFEQLPRGVAQRIKAVAIDMTTAYELEIQAHCPRAEIVYDLFHVVAKYGREVIDRVRVDQANQLRQDRPARRVIKSSRWLLLRNRDKLDRQQAVRLDELLQANQPLLTVYVLRDELKRLWFYRRPAWAKQAWHHWCEQAEQSGIAPLNTFAQRLKGYLHGILARCRHRLNTSIVEGINNTIKVIKRRAYGYRDQEYFFLKIRAAFPGNAQ; translated from the coding sequence ATGCTGGATCGCAAGCTGCTGGAGTCGCTGGGAGGCTGGCAGGGCTATGCCGTCGAACGCGTGGAGTGGCCCGAGGGCACAGGGCGCACGCTGTCGATCTATTTGAAGCCAACCGCCAAGGTGATGCTGTGCGAGCAGTGCGGCGCACGATGTCGCCAGGTCCATGAGACCACGGTGCGCCGGGTGCGAGATCTGCCGTTATTTGAGTACCGGGTTGTTCTTCATGTTCCACGCCGGCGCTTGTTGTGTGAGCAATGCGGTGGCCCGCGCCTGGAGCGGCTTACTTGGCTGGGTCGCTACCAGCGGGTGACGGATCGGCTTGCGGCGGCCTGCAGCCAATTGCTGCAATCGAGCAACGTGCAGGCGGTGGCGAGGTTCTTCGAGCTGGGTTGGCATACCGTCAAGACGCTGGACAAGGCCCGGCTCCGAGCGTCAGTGCGCGAACCGGATTGGTCCAGGATCGAGTATTTAGCGATGGACGAGTTCGCCCTGCATAAAGGGCATCGGTACGCGACGGTAGTCGTCGATCCGATCAGCAGGCAGGTGCTGTGGATCGGCCCAGGACGCTCACGCGAGACGGCTCGGGCGTTCTTCGAGCAATTGCCGCGTGGGGTCGCCCAACGCATCAAGGCCGTAGCCATCGACATGACTACGGCCTACGAGTTAGAAATCCAGGCCCACTGCCCACGGGCGGAGATCGTCTATGACTTGTTCCATGTCGTGGCCAAGTACGGACGAGAGGTCATTGATCGGGTGCGCGTGGATCAGGCCAACCAACTGCGCCAGGACCGTCCCGCGCGCCGGGTCATCAAATCGAGCCGCTGGCTGTTATTGCGCAACCGCGACAAGCTAGACCGGCAGCAGGCCGTCCGGCTCGACGAATTGCTGCAAGCCAACCAGCCGCTGCTGACGGTCTATGTCCTGAGGGACGAACTCAAGCGGCTCTGGTTCTACCGAAGACCTGCCTGGGCAAAACAAGCCTGGCACCACTGGTGCGAGCAGGCCGAGCAAAGCGGAATAGCCCCCTTGAACACCTTCGCTCAGCGTCTGAAAGGCTATCTGCATGGCATCCTGGCCAGATGCCGACATCGTCTAAACACCAGCATCGTTGAGGGCATTAACAACACTATCAAGGTCATTAAGCGGCGCGCCTACGGCTACCGAGACCAGGAATACTTCTTCCTCAAAATCCGCGCCGCCTTCCCCGGTAATGCTCAATGA